The Pan troglodytes isolate AG18354 chromosome 8, NHGRI_mPanTro3-v2.0_pri, whole genome shotgun sequence genome window below encodes:
- the ATOH7 gene encoding transcription factor ATOH7 yields MKSCKPSGPPAGARVAPPCAGGTECAGTCAGAGRLESAARRRLAANARERRRMQGLNTAFDRLRRVVPQWGQDKKLSKYETLQMALSYIMALTRILAEAERFGSERDWVGLHCEHFGRDHYLPFPGAKLPGESELYSQRLFGFQPEPFQMAT; encoded by the coding sequence ATGAAGTCCTGCAAGCCCAGCGGCCCGCCGGCGGGAGCGCGCGTTGCGCCCCCGTGCGCAGGCGGCACCGAGTGCGCGGGCACGTGCGCCGGGGCCGGGCGGCTGGAGAGCGCGGCGCGCAGGCGCCTGGCGGCCAACGCGCGCGAGCGCCGCCGCATGCAGGGGCTCAACACTGCCTTCGACCGCTTACGCAGGGTGGTTCCCCAGTGGGGCCAGGATAAAAAGCTGTCCAAGTACGAGACCCTGCAGATGGCCCTGAGCTACATCATGGCTCTGACCCGGATCCTGGCCGAGGCCGAGCGATTCGGCTCGGAGCGGGACTGGGTGGGTCTCCACTGTGAGCACTTCGGCCGCGACCACTACCTCCCGTTCCCGGGCGCAAAGCTGCCGGGCGAGAGCGAGCTGTACAGCCAGAGACTCTTCGGCTTCCAGCCCGAGCCCTTCCAGATGGCCACCTAG